A part of Pectinatus sottacetonis genomic DNA contains:
- a CDS encoding nickel-dependent hydrogenase large subunit produces the protein MKRVIVDPVTRIEGHLRLEVEVDEGTGKVKDALSSGTAWRGIETVVKNRDPRDAWAFVQRICGVCTSAHALVAVRAVEDALGIKIPKNAHYVRNIMAGAILVHDHIVHFYHLHALDWVSPIEALKANPVATASLQNAVLDNYTIPVKGPDGFDFSAYPKVSPKGTAAYYKNIQSKIKELVDTNQLGIFAANWWDHPAYKILPPEVHLMGIAHYLEMLDKQREIVTPHVVFGGKNPHPHYVVGGMSCAISMNEMNAPINSQRLARVEKAIDSTINMTNQFYVPDVMAIAHIHAQHGSALDGGGLSKVRVLGFGSYPDEPFVSHRDFASAALVRCDGVVENFAQGIDNAAYIPLTGKDLEDSVVITESAKHAWYKDNEALHPWKGKTNPDYTGDKNGSKEKWDELDKDKKYSWIKTPKWRGKVCEVGPLARYIIVYTKIKKGIIKPTWAEQIMMDQIAKVSNVLNLSPEKWLPSTAGRTMARALDAQLAAIMEKYFFDKLVKNIGTGDTNIANTLKWDPSSWTDGEFKGVGLFEAPRGALSHWIVIKNKKVKNYQAVVPTTWNACPRDDKAGNGAYEMSMIDTQLQIPDKPLEIVRAIRSFDPCLACAAHVYDSKKKTLSMVDTDPYIGGSGKA, from the coding sequence ATGAAAAGAGTTATAGTTGATCCTGTTACTCGAATAGAAGGTCATTTGCGTTTAGAAGTTGAGGTTGATGAAGGAACAGGGAAGGTAAAAGATGCTTTGTCAAGCGGTACGGCATGGCGGGGTATTGAAACTGTAGTAAAAAATCGTGATCCCCGTGATGCATGGGCTTTTGTCCAAAGAATATGCGGTGTATGTACGAGTGCTCATGCATTAGTAGCAGTACGTGCGGTTGAAGATGCCCTGGGAATAAAAATTCCTAAAAATGCACACTATGTAAGAAATATTATGGCGGGAGCAATATTAGTACATGATCATATAGTTCATTTTTATCATCTGCATGCACTTGACTGGGTTAGTCCTATTGAAGCATTAAAAGCTAATCCTGTTGCTACGGCTTCGTTGCAAAATGCTGTTCTGGATAATTATACAATACCGGTAAAAGGGCCGGATGGTTTTGATTTTAGTGCCTATCCCAAGGTATCTCCCAAGGGGACAGCAGCTTATTATAAAAATATTCAAAGTAAAATAAAAGAATTGGTGGATACTAATCAGCTGGGAATATTTGCGGCTAACTGGTGGGATCATCCTGCATATAAAATATTACCGCCAGAAGTACATTTAATGGGAATTGCACATTACCTGGAAATGCTTGACAAACAACGCGAAATAGTTACACCTCATGTCGTATTTGGCGGAAAAAATCCACATCCTCATTATGTAGTTGGTGGAATGTCATGTGCTATCTCCATGAATGAAATGAATGCGCCTATTAATAGTCAGCGTCTGGCCAGAGTAGAAAAAGCAATAGATTCGACTATTAATATGACTAATCAGTTTTATGTGCCTGATGTAATGGCTATAGCACATATTCATGCTCAGCATGGCAGTGCCTTAGATGGAGGTGGATTATCAAAAGTACGTGTATTGGGGTTTGGTTCATATCCAGATGAACCATTTGTGTCGCATCGGGATTTTGCATCGGCAGCATTAGTCCGCTGTGATGGAGTTGTAGAAAATTTTGCACAGGGAATAGACAATGCTGCGTATATTCCATTAACAGGTAAAGATCTTGAGGATAGTGTAGTTATAACTGAAAGTGCAAAGCATGCATGGTATAAAGATAATGAAGCTCTTCATCCATGGAAGGGAAAAACAAATCCTGATTATACAGGTGATAAAAATGGTAGTAAGGAAAAATGGGATGAGCTTGATAAAGATAAAAAGTATTCATGGATTAAAACACCCAAATGGCGGGGAAAAGTTTGTGAAGTAGGTCCACTGGCAAGATATATAATAGTTTATACTAAGATAAAAAAAGGTATTATAAAACCGACATGGGCTGAGCAGATCATGATGGACCAAATTGCTAAAGTGTCAAATGTTTTAAATTTGTCGCCGGAAAAATGGCTTCCGTCTACTGCCGGTCGTACTATGGCACGTGCTCTTGATGCACAGCTGGCAGCTATAATGGAGAAATATTTCTTTGATAAATTAGTAAAAAATATTGGTACAGGGGATACTAATATTGCCAATACCCTGAAATGGGATCCCTCGTCATGGACTGATGGAGAATTTAAAGGTGTAGGGCTTTTTGAAGCACCACGCGGCGCTTTGTCACATTGGATTGTCATTAAAAATAAAAAGGTAAAAAATTATCAGGCTGTTGTCCCTACAACATGGAATGCATGTCCACGTGATGATAAGGCTGGAAACGGTGCTTATGAAATGTCAATGATTGATACGCAACTGCAGATTCCTGATAAACCGCTTGAAATTGTCAGGGCAATAAGATCTTTTGATCCATGTCTGGCTTGTGCAGCACATGTGTATGACAGTAAGAAGAAAACGCTTAGCATGGTTGATACTGATCCATATATAGGAGGGAGTGGTAAAGCATGA
- a CDS encoding hydrogenase small subunit, with amino-acid sequence MEKYNSIWDMYQKKGISRRSFIKTCTAMTALLGLAPAMLPKVVEAAEKRLPVVIWLHGHECTGCSESFLRSTAPMASDVILNMIALEYDDTLGAASGEPFEHHLQEVMKNYKGKYILAVEGAAPPDPKGGFCMVGGKPFVDQLKEAAEGAAAIIAYGTCATWGGIQAARPNPTQAVSVNEIIKNKPVINVPGCPPIPEVMTGVIAHYAMFGNLPPLDNRNCPKQFFGNRIHDTCYRRPFFDAGMFANDFNDAGAKAGWCLYKLGCRGPETYASCGNMRWWNGLSYPIQSGHGCIGCTSKDFWDNDPFYQRLPEVAGLGLGNIDKIGAAVTGGLAIGITAHLATSAVQKKKRDHKELEEIKRKEEEKERENRGKD; translated from the coding sequence ATGGAAAAATATAATTCTATCTGGGACATGTACCAAAAAAAAGGCATCAGTCGCCGCAGTTTTATTAAAACATGTACGGCAATGACGGCACTGCTGGGATTGGCACCGGCGATGTTGCCTAAGGTAGTTGAAGCAGCAGAAAAAAGACTACCAGTGGTTATATGGCTGCACGGACATGAATGTACGGGATGCAGTGAATCTTTTTTGCGTTCTACGGCACCAATGGCGTCTGATGTAATACTTAATATGATTGCCCTGGAATATGATGATACGTTGGGGGCGGCCTCAGGAGAACCATTTGAGCATCATCTTCAGGAAGTAATGAAGAATTATAAAGGAAAATATATTTTAGCTGTAGAAGGGGCTGCTCCGCCTGATCCCAAAGGTGGCTTTTGTATGGTTGGTGGAAAACCGTTTGTCGATCAGCTTAAAGAAGCAGCTGAAGGGGCAGCTGCAATAATTGCTTATGGTACATGTGCCACATGGGGTGGAATCCAGGCAGCTCGTCCTAATCCGACACAAGCTGTATCTGTCAATGAAATTATAAAAAACAAACCAGTTATAAATGTTCCAGGTTGTCCTCCTATTCCAGAAGTTATGACGGGGGTTATTGCCCATTATGCAATGTTTGGCAATTTACCGCCGCTTGATAATAGAAATTGTCCAAAACAATTTTTTGGTAATCGTATACATGACACTTGTTACCGTAGACCATTTTTTGATGCAGGAATGTTTGCTAATGATTTTAATGATGCAGGAGCAAAAGCCGGCTGGTGCTTATATAAACTTGGCTGTAGAGGCCCAGAAACATATGCATCATGTGGTAATATGAGGTGGTGGAATGGATTATCGTATCCTATTCAATCAGGTCATGGCTGTATTGGTTGTACCAGCAAGGATTTTTGGGATAATGATCCTTTTTATCAAAGACTTCCTGAAGTAGCAGGACTCGGGTTGGGAAATATAGATAAAATAGGGGCAGCGGTTACTGGTGGTTTAGCCATAGGAATAACAGCTCATTTGGCTACATCAGCTGTCCAAAAGAAAAAACGTGATCACAAAGAATTAGAAGAAATAAAGAGAAAAGAAGAAGAAAAAGAACGGGAAAATAGAGGAAAGGACTGA
- a CDS encoding ISAs1 family transposase: MDYIKEKFAIIEDNRHSSYVEHSLTDILIIIMCAVLCGLDELADITTYAQSNAKFLKKKFNITKIPSKATFSRILNMMDADKVASVIIEIMHDAAYCDLGDVIAVDGKAIRSTSKKGTPHSALQILTVYLTQSGIVLGQKSIHEKTNEIPVFQQLLDNLNIKDKTVTADAMHCQKETCKKIIAKHGNYVFGLKENQKTLHDDVKFFFDEEFDSKTLDSYTTVEKNGGRIEKRICKKCSDIKWLNGYKEWAGLSSIFAVKRITTTNRGTSNETGYYITSKDTDAKELLHICREHWKIESMHWLLDVTFSEDECSIISENGQKTLNSLRKLALLLHKRYLAKQLKKCSIKANLLKCLMNSQLLCEVADL; encoded by the coding sequence ATGGATTATATCAAAGAAAAATTTGCAATAATAGAAGATAACAGACATTCAAGCTATGTAGAACATAGTTTAACAGATATACTTATTATAATAATGTGTGCCGTATTGTGTGGATTAGATGAACTGGCAGATATAACAACTTATGCACAAAGCAATGCAAAATTTTTAAAAAAGAAATTTAATATCACTAAAATCCCTTCTAAAGCTACTTTCAGCCGTATATTAAATATGATGGACGCAGATAAAGTAGCCAGTGTAATTATTGAAATAATGCATGATGCAGCATACTGTGACTTGGGCGATGTTATTGCTGTAGACGGGAAGGCAATCCGTAGTACCTCTAAAAAAGGTACACCGCATTCAGCACTGCAAATATTAACTGTATATTTAACACAAAGCGGCATCGTTTTAGGGCAAAAATCTATACATGAAAAGACGAACGAGATTCCTGTATTCCAGCAGCTATTGGATAATCTAAACATTAAGGACAAGACAGTAACGGCTGATGCGATGCATTGTCAAAAAGAAACCTGCAAGAAAATTATAGCCAAGCATGGCAATTACGTTTTTGGGCTTAAGGAAAACCAAAAGACATTGCACGATGATGTTAAATTTTTCTTTGATGAAGAATTCGATAGCAAAACATTAGATTCTTATACGACAGTTGAAAAAAATGGAGGAAGAATTGAGAAACGCATCTGCAAAAAATGTTCAGATATTAAATGGCTGAATGGATATAAAGAATGGGCAGGACTGAGTTCAATATTTGCAGTTAAGCGTATTACAACAACGAACCGTGGAACCAGTAATGAAACTGGTTATTATATAACAAGTAAGGATACAGATGCCAAAGAGCTTTTACATATTTGCCGTGAACATTGGAAAATTGAAAGCATGCATTGGCTGTTAGATGTAACCTTTTCGGAAGATGAGTGCTCTATTATATCTGAAAATGGGCAAAAAACTTTAAACAGCCTTAGAAAATTGGCATTACTGCTACATAAAAGATATTTAGCTAAGCAGCTTAAAAAATGTAGCATTAAAGCTAATCTGTTAAAATGTCTTATGAATAGCCAACTGTTATGTGAGGTCGCTGACTTATAA
- a CDS encoding desulfoferrodoxin family protein has protein sequence MKKLLVYKCNICGYVLEVIDVGKRKLIESGSGYTRSLTVADAKLICCGKEMSLLEANSVDASNEKHVPVIEFIGDKIVVRVGSVEHPMIPEHYIKWIAILYNSRIQRIELEPGDKPEAVFCVGDIANVKAYAYCNLHGLWTSGKNR, from the coding sequence ATGAAAAAATTATTGGTTTACAAATGTAATATTTGCGGTTATGTTTTAGAAGTTATAGATGTAGGTAAAAGAAAGCTTATTGAAAGTGGTTCTGGTTATACAAGAAGTCTTACTGTAGCTGATGCAAAATTAATCTGCTGTGGCAAAGAAATGAGCCTTCTGGAAGCAAATTCAGTGGATGCTTCTAATGAAAAGCATGTGCCCGTTATTGAATTTATAGGAGATAAAATAGTAGTAAGGGTTGGCAGTGTAGAGCATCCAATGATACCGGAACATTATATAAAATGGATAGCAATTTTGTATAATTCAAGGATACAGCGCATAGAATTAGAACCAGGTGATAAACCGGAAGCTGTTTTTTGTGTTGGTGACATCGCAAATGTTAAGGCTTATGCATACTGTAATTTGCATGGCTTATGGACTAGCGGAAAGAATAGATAA
- the dhaM gene encoding dihydroxyacetone kinase phosphoryl donor subunit DhaM produces the protein MVGIVIVSHSIKIAEGIKELASQMAAGDQSIFAVGGTETGEIGTDPVRIQETIEKADQGEGIVVFADLGSAIMSIGVAKEMLNPTLAKRVYLANAPIVEGVVAAAVEASLGSSCEKVLQTAQDANKMDKSL, from the coding sequence ATGGTAGGCATAGTAATAGTTTCACATAGTATTAAAATTGCTGAAGGAATAAAAGAATTGGCATCTCAAATGGCGGCTGGCGATCAGTCTATATTTGCAGTCGGTGGAACAGAAACAGGGGAAATAGGAACAGATCCTGTACGCATTCAGGAAACTATTGAAAAAGCTGATCAGGGAGAGGGAATTGTAGTTTTTGCTGATCTTGGAAGTGCAATAATGAGCATAGGAGTAGCTAAAGAAATGCTTAATCCTACATTAGCTAAACGTGTATATTTAGCTAATGCACCCATTGTCGAAGGAGTAGTCGCAGCTGCCGTTGAAGCATCTTTAGGTAGTTCCTGTGAGAAAGTATTGCAGACAGCACAAGATGCAAATAAAATGGATAAATCATTATGA
- the dhaL gene encoding dihydroxyacetone kinase subunit DhaL, with protein MMASIREAVRVVSKAVIAKKILLTDLDQAIGDGDHGINMARGFESVLKKIDLLEENTDAALILKTVGMGLISSVGGAAGPLYGTAFLRASAVCKNKSEIDLATAQAMLDAAIKGIQDRGKAQKGEKTMLDALIPASEAFSAGTKNKKNILQCLNDAVKAAQKGVEYTKTIIATKGRASYLAERSIGHEDPGAVSSAIMLEALYNYLK; from the coding sequence TTGATGGCAAGTATAAGGGAAGCTGTAAGAGTTGTAAGTAAAGCTGTTATTGCTAAGAAAATATTATTGACGGATCTTGATCAAGCTATTGGTGATGGAGATCATGGAATAAATATGGCGCGTGGTTTTGAAAGTGTTTTAAAAAAAATTGATTTGTTAGAGGAAAATACGGATGCTGCATTGATTTTAAAAACTGTTGGTATGGGTTTGATTTCTAGCGTTGGTGGAGCAGCTGGTCCTTTGTATGGTACGGCATTTTTACGCGCTTCGGCTGTATGTAAAAATAAAAGTGAAATTGATTTAGCAACGGCACAGGCAATGCTGGATGCAGCTATTAAGGGAATTCAAGACCGAGGAAAAGCGCAAAAAGGAGAAAAAACGATGCTGGATGCGCTTATTCCTGCTTCCGAAGCTTTTTCAGCAGGTACTAAGAATAAGAAAAATATACTTCAATGCTTAAATGATGCTGTTAAGGCAGCACAAAAAGGTGTAGAATATACGAAAACAATTATTGCAACTAAGGGAAGAGCCAGTTACCTTGCAGAACGAAGCATAGGACATGAAGATCCTGGAGCAGTTTCATCTGCTATTATGTTGGAGGCACTTTATAATTATTTGAAATAA
- the dhaK gene encoding dihydroxyacetone kinase subunit DhaK — MKKIINNPDNVVEEMLKGMALSHPQYLKKLENFDVLVRTNKKDGKVAVVSGGGSGHEPAHAGFIGKGMLDAAVAGAVFTSPTPDQIYEAIKTVNTGKGVLLVIKNYSGDVMNFEMAAEMAAADGISVEKVITNDDVAVENSTWTTGRRGIAGTIFVHKIAGAKAEQGESLQAVKSIAEKVISNVRSMGMALSSCTIPAAGKPSFTLAENEMEIGIGIHGEPGTHREKIRTADEIAAQLLDKILAENIYGNKDQVAVLINGLGATPLMELYILSGKVQAMLGERGIRIVKTFVGNYMTSLEMAGCSISLLKLDKELKELLLAPADTPALVQF; from the coding sequence ATGAAAAAAATTATTAATAATCCGGATAATGTAGTAGAAGAAATGTTGAAAGGCATGGCATTGTCACATCCCCAATATTTGAAAAAACTTGAAAATTTTGACGTTTTAGTAAGAACAAATAAGAAAGATGGTAAAGTTGCTGTAGTAAGTGGTGGCGGTAGTGGACATGAACCCGCTCACGCAGGATTTATTGGAAAAGGAATGCTTGATGCAGCAGTTGCTGGGGCGGTATTTACCTCACCTACACCCGATCAGATTTATGAAGCAATAAAAACAGTTAATACAGGAAAAGGTGTTTTGCTTGTAATTAAAAATTACAGTGGTGATGTTATGAATTTTGAAATGGCTGCTGAAATGGCTGCTGCTGATGGGATTTCCGTTGAAAAAGTCATAACTAACGATGATGTTGCAGTGGAAAACAGTACATGGACAACTGGCAGACGAGGAATAGCGGGGACAATTTTTGTTCACAAAATTGCTGGAGCTAAGGCCGAACAAGGTGAATCTCTTCAGGCAGTAAAGAGTATTGCCGAAAAAGTTATTAGTAATGTTCGATCTATGGGAATGGCGCTTTCCTCTTGTACTATTCCAGCTGCTGGCAAACCGAGTTTTACATTGGCAGAAAATGAAATGGAAATTGGTATAGGAATACATGGAGAACCGGGAACACATCGTGAAAAAATAAGAACCGCTGATGAAATAGCAGCACAGCTTCTGGATAAAATTTTAGCGGAAAATATTTATGGGAATAAGGATCAAGTGGCTGTTCTTATCAATGGACTAGGTGCTACACCATTAATGGAACTTTATATATTAAGTGGCAAAGTGCAGGCAATGTTAGGAGAAAGAGGTATAAGAATTGTAAAAACTTTTGTAGGAAATTATATGACTTCACTGGAAATGGCAGGATGTTCAATAAGTCTACTTAAACTCGATAAAGAATTGAAAGAGTTATTACTAGCTCCTGCAGATACACCAGCATTAGTGCAATTTTAA
- a CDS encoding anaerobic glycerol-3-phosphate dehydrogenase subunit C translates to MAINKQHAIDPDKCTACTICITACPVTAATRKFRGPKMTGPALTRLRKLVSDDDPMLDYCSNCKTCDLVCPSGVPISTLNMMAKNEYYKTHPRKSKADDMLAHSEKMGKLITALPLGSTFANLGVSIGKAFNMMGAMGITKDAKMPSYASESFISKFKKIKQTSYPRKVVFFSGCYINYNQPEVGVDLVKVYQKNKIEVAIDENFVCCGSPMVSGGYIDDARVNAAKNTAILKAWVDKGYDIVTACTSCGLMLKQEYQELFDFAGMSEYAAHMYDSIEYLAKLNDEGSFNTDFTPINKKYIYHAPCHLKVQAIGRPSMELLPLIPGIKIEEADAGCCGISGSYGFKADKHEIAMKVGSKLFARIKDSGADLGVSECGTCRLQMENGSGVEAIHPLTVLRRAYGL, encoded by the coding sequence ATGGCAATAAATAAACAACATGCGATAGATCCTGATAAATGTACAGCTTGTACTATATGTATTACTGCATGCCCAGTGACCGCAGCTACCAGAAAATTTCGGGGACCTAAAATGACAGGACCGGCTCTTACGCGATTAAGAAAGCTGGTATCAGATGATGATCCAATGCTGGATTACTGTTCCAATTGTAAAACCTGCGATTTGGTATGCCCATCAGGAGTTCCGATTTCGACACTTAATATGATGGCCAAGAATGAATATTATAAGACCCATCCGCGTAAGTCAAAAGCTGATGATATGCTGGCTCACAGTGAAAAAATGGGAAAATTGATAACGGCACTTCCATTAGGGTCTACTTTTGCGAATTTAGGAGTGTCAATAGGTAAGGCTTTTAATATGATGGGAGCTATGGGTATAACTAAGGACGCTAAAATGCCTTCTTATGCTAGTGAGTCATTTATCAGTAAATTTAAGAAAATTAAGCAGACTTCGTATCCACGAAAAGTAGTGTTTTTTTCCGGTTGTTATATTAATTATAATCAACCGGAAGTAGGCGTTGATTTGGTAAAAGTTTATCAGAAAAATAAGATAGAAGTTGCTATTGATGAAAATTTTGTTTGCTGTGGGTCGCCAATGGTGTCAGGTGGTTATATAGATGATGCCCGTGTAAATGCAGCCAAAAATACAGCTATATTAAAAGCATGGGTAGATAAAGGATATGATATTGTTACGGCATGTACAAGTTGCGGGCTTATGCTTAAGCAGGAATATCAGGAGTTATTTGATTTTGCGGGAATGTCCGAATATGCAGCGCATATGTATGATTCTATCGAGTACTTGGCTAAGTTGAATGATGAAGGTAGCTTTAATACGGATTTTACTCCAATCAACAAAAAATATATTTATCATGCCCCCTGTCATTTAAAGGTACAAGCTATAGGAAGACCTTCAATGGAGCTGTTGCCACTTATTCCTGGTATAAAAATAGAAGAGGCTGATGCTGGTTGCTGTGGTATTTCAGGCAGCTATGGATTTAAAGCTGATAAGCATGAAATAGCGATGAAAGTTGGTTCTAAGTTATTTGCAAGAATTAAAGATTCAGGAGCAGATTTAGGCGTTTCTGAGTGTGGCACTTGCCGTCTGCAAATGGAAAATGGCAGTGGTGTGGAGGCAATACATCCTCTTACTGTTTTAAGACGTGCATACGGTTTGTAA
- the glpB gene encoding anaerobic glycerol-3-phosphate dehydrogenase subunit GlpB — MKKSDVLIIGNGISGLFAACIAADRGKKVQILSYGAGTLTIGGGIIDVLGYTDEGRPVTDPVQAMGQVNPTHPYAKVGSDTAKKALNTFLKITNEEGFPYIGSPNKNKWIPTAIGNFKPSCLVPRTMDSDVVFKTSNILVIGFDTMKDFYANMVTKNLKKRLDSDKSIKEFTVTLNFEYGKDLRDISAMDVARWLETEQGHVSFVEQVKPHIKKDTVIILPPVLGLDPNYKVLDSLEKDLSCSLVEVSSLPPAVTGTRLTKMLNSYAKKRGVQVIEKAHVVGAKVVNGKCKSVITEGFDRQREFYADQFILATGGIYGGGIIAKIGALTEPIFNIAIDVPKVQTEWSHKQLFADKKQIFAQYGVSVDENLIPLTAEGKQVASNVKVVGRSLAGYDFCYEKSGNGVALITAYKAAAAFCGEA, encoded by the coding sequence ATGAAAAAAAGTGATGTTTTAATTATAGGAAATGGTATCTCTGGTTTATTTGCAGCCTGTATTGCTGCGGATAGAGGTAAAAAGGTCCAAATACTGTCCTATGGTGCGGGTACGCTGACTATCGGCGGCGGTATAATAGATGTTTTAGGGTATACCGATGAAGGCAGACCGGTTACTGATCCAGTACAAGCTATGGGACAAGTTAATCCCACTCATCCATATGCTAAAGTTGGTAGTGATACAGCAAAAAAAGCTTTGAATACTTTCCTTAAAATAACAAATGAAGAAGGTTTTCCCTATATTGGCTCACCAAATAAGAATAAATGGATACCAACGGCAATAGGCAATTTTAAACCGAGCTGTCTGGTACCACGTACAATGGATTCTGATGTTGTATTTAAAACTTCTAATATATTAGTAATAGGTTTTGATACAATGAAGGATTTTTATGCTAATATGGTGACAAAAAATCTGAAAAAACGTTTAGATAGTGATAAAAGCATAAAAGAATTTACGGTAACATTAAATTTTGAATATGGCAAGGATTTACGTGACATATCAGCGATGGATGTTGCTAGATGGCTGGAAACAGAACAGGGACATGTATCTTTTGTCGAACAAGTAAAACCACATATAAAAAAGGATACAGTTATCATATTGCCACCTGTTTTAGGTCTTGATCCTAATTATAAGGTATTAGATTCATTAGAAAAGGATTTATCATGCTCATTAGTAGAAGTATCTTCTCTGCCACCGGCAGTTACGGGAACACGTTTGACCAAAATGCTTAATTCCTATGCTAAAAAACGTGGTGTGCAGGTAATTGAAAAAGCACATGTCGTTGGTGCCAAAGTTGTTAATGGAAAATGTAAATCAGTAATAACCGAGGGATTTGATCGACAGAGAGAATTTTATGCTGATCAATTCATCTTAGCTACAGGCGGTATATACGGTGGAGGTATTATTGCTAAAATAGGGGCACTTACAGAACCTATTTTTAATATTGCTATAGATGTTCCTAAGGTACAAACTGAATGGTCACATAAACAGTTATTTGCTGATAAAAAGCAGATTTTTGCTCAATATGGTGTCAGTGTTGATGAGAATTTGATACCACTTACAGCAGAAGGAAAACAAGTAGCATCTAATGTAAAAGTTGTAGGCAGAAGTCTTGCTGGATATGATTTTTGTTATGAAAAATCCGGCAATGGTGTAGCGCTTATTACGGCGTATAAAGCAGCTGCCGCATTTTGTGGGGAGGCATAA
- the glpA gene encoding anaerobic glycerol-3-phosphate dehydrogenase subunit GlpA — protein sequence MLKTTVVVIGGGATGVGILRDLSMRGIKAILVERDDLGYWTSSRFHGLLHSGGRYAVKDKEAAKECIQENTILRRIGHHCVEATESIFVRTPEDSEEFEQEWVKSCKECGISAIPLPMDKAFELEPNLSHKILSAYRCPGAAIDGFRLLWQTVASADKYGGKTMTYTEVTGIETVNGTVSGVKIRDKWTGREDKIACDFVISAAGSFAGQVAHMAGLTVNVKPSKGTLIAFNHRICNRVIHRLHKSSDADIFVPHGSITILGTSSIDSAPDDTSTETAEVTAMMEIGKLTFEHIYDYRILRVFAGTRPLYSADPNAKGRSASRGFVALDHAHDGIKHFMSVCGGKFTTYRLMAEKVCDMVCEQLGVNEKCHTADENLVEDPSPELMGRAKAVFPSYGAELAASRLGNRKLEHVIERIESKPEMRELVCECENVTLAEIEEIAAEPTSHTVSDLRRRTRLGMGTCQGTFCAYRSVGAVDKEEMPWAKDTVYLFKEFLETRWKGIRPVLWGNMLRDIELTRAIYDAALNLSGVEEIK from the coding sequence ATGTTAAAGACAACAGTGGTCGTTATAGGTGGCGGTGCTACCGGGGTAGGTATCCTGCGGGATTTATCCATGCGTGGCATAAAAGCTATTTTAGTAGAGCGTGATGATCTTGGTTATTGGACCAGCTCAAGATTTCATGGACTACTTCACAGCGGTGGGCGATATGCGGTGAAGGACAAGGAAGCTGCTAAGGAATGCATACAAGAAAATACTATTTTGCGCAGAATAGGACATCATTGTGTAGAAGCTACGGAAAGTATTTTTGTTCGTACCCCGGAAGACAGTGAGGAGTTTGAACAAGAATGGGTAAAATCATGTAAGGAATGTGGTATATCAGCTATACCGCTTCCTATGGATAAAGCCTTTGAACTTGAACCAAACTTAAGTCATAAGATATTATCGGCATATCGCTGTCCTGGTGCAGCCATAGATGGTTTTCGTCTTCTATGGCAGACAGTAGCATCAGCTGATAAATATGGCGGTAAGACAATGACTTATACTGAAGTTACGGGTATCGAAACAGTTAATGGTACTGTAAGTGGTGTAAAAATACGTGATAAATGGACAGGCAGGGAAGACAAAATAGCCTGCGATTTTGTTATAAGTGCAGCAGGTTCATTCGCTGGACAGGTAGCTCATATGGCCGGGCTGACTGTTAATGTAAAACCAAGTAAGGGAACACTTATTGCCTTTAACCATAGAATCTGCAATCGTGTAATACATCGTCTTCACAAATCTTCCGATGCAGATATTTTTGTACCACATGGATCAATAACTATTTTGGGAACAAGTTCTATCGACAGTGCCCCAGATGATACAAGTACAGAAACAGCTGAAGTTACGGCAATGATGGAAATAGGTAAATTAACATTTGAACATATTTATGATTATCGTATTCTGCGTGTATTTGCCGGAACACGACCGTTATACAGTGCAGATCCTAATGCTAAGGGACGTAGTGCATCACGTGGTTTTGTTGCCTTGGATCATGCGCATGATGGTATTAAGCATTTTATGAGCGTATGCGGTGGCAAATTTACCACATACCGTTTAATGGCAGAAAAGGTATGTGATATGGTATGCGAGCAATTAGGCGTAAATGAAAAGTGCCATACTGCTGATGAAAATTTGGTTGAAGATCCTTCACCTGAGTTAATGGGACGGGCTAAAGCAGTATTTCCGAGTTATGGTGCCGAGCTTGCAGCATCCCGTTTGGGAAATAGAAAATTAGAACATGTAATAGAACGTATTGAAAGCAAGCCGGAGATGCGAGAGCTGGTATGTGAATGTGAAAATGTTACATTAGCGGAAATTGAAGAGATAGCAGCAGAACCGACAAGCCATACTGTGAGTGATTTAAGAAGACGTACACGGCTGGGTATGGGAACCTGCCAGGGTACATTTTGTGCCTACCGCAGTGTAGGAGCAGTCGATAAAGAAGAGATGCCGTGGGCGAAAGATACAGTATATTTATTCAAAGAATTTTTGGAAACGCGCTGGAAGGGCATCCGTCCTGTATTATGGGGTAATATGCTTCGTGATATTGAACTTACGCGGGCAATTTATGATGCAGCCTTAAATTTAAGCGGGGTGGAAGAGATAAAATGA